The following proteins are co-located in the Triticum aestivum cultivar Chinese Spring chromosome 1A, IWGSC CS RefSeq v2.1, whole genome shotgun sequence genome:
- the LOC123161857 gene encoding uncharacterized protein, translated as MEKMQCGSKGIAHRASAASGSGKQKRKGGGGGDKPIKVVYISNPVRVSTSAAGFRALVQELTGRNADPSKYTGSGAADVGESSAGSPAGPQMGPAPSPGSTAESSEGAAACSHNVPATAAPAGYGYEEEEDSFPPQLIDNRYSVFSPPTFLYGSHAEW; from the coding sequence ATGGAGAAGATGCAGTGCGGTTCCAAGGGCATTGCTCACCGGGCCTCGGCGGCCAGCGGCTCCGGCAAGCAAAAgcggaagggcggcggcggcggggacaagcCGATCAAGGTGGTGTACATCTCCAACCCGGTGCGGGTGTCGACCAGCGCGGCGGGCTTCCGCGCGCTCGTGCAGGAGCTCACCGGCCGCAACGCCGACCCGTCCAAGTACACCGGCAGCGGCGCCGCCGACGTCGGCGAGAGCAGCGCGGGGAGCCCGGCCGGGCCGCAgatgggccccgcgcccagccccGGCAGCACGGCGGAGTCATCGGAAGGCGCCGCCGCTTGCAGCCACAACGTCCCGGCCACAGCAGCGCCGGCGGGCTACGGgtatgaggaggaggaggacagctTCCCGCCGCAGCTGATCGACAACAGGTACTCCGTATTCTCGCCGCCGACGTTCCTCTACGGCTCGCACGCCGAGTGGTGA